One Sagittula stellata E-37 genomic window carries:
- a CDS encoding YdcF family protein, with the protein MRIRVALVLGAKVLEGGAPSPALRRRAAHAAGLYRSGAVDALLATGGALWGGPSEAEVIARLCAEAGVPETALVLEEAARNTRENIALSLPLLARMEARRVVIVTDRAHAPRARLVARRHGLEAAVSCPVPAPWSLGRARGVMREKVAYGWYWLRG; encoded by the coding sequence GTGCGGATACGCGTTGCACTTGTGCTGGGGGCCAAGGTGCTGGAGGGCGGCGCGCCGTCGCCCGCGCTGCGCCGTCGGGCAGCCCACGCCGCCGGTCTGTACCGCTCCGGTGCCGTCGATGCCCTGCTGGCCACGGGTGGCGCGCTGTGGGGCGGGCCGAGCGAGGCGGAAGTGATCGCGCGGCTGTGTGCCGAGGCGGGCGTGCCGGAAACGGCGCTGGTGCTGGAAGAGGCGGCGCGCAACACGCGTGAAAACATCGCCCTGTCGCTGCCGCTGCTGGCACGGATGGAGGCGCGCCGGGTGGTGATCGTTACCGACCGGGCGCATGCGCCGCGGGCACGGCTGGTGGCACGGCGGCACGGGCTGGAGGCCGCGGTGTCCTGCCCGGTGCCCGCGCCGTGGAGCCTGGGCCGGGCGCGCGGGGTGATGCGCGAGAAGGTCGCTTACGG
- the yghU gene encoding glutathione-dependent disulfide-bond oxidoreductase: protein MTDYVPPKVWTWDQPSGGTWANLNRPIAGATHDKVLPVGDHPYQLYSMGTPNGQKVTILFEELLAAGHAAEYDAWLIRIGDGDQFGSGFVEANPNSKIPALMDHTGDTPVRVFESAAILMHLAEKFDAFLGPKDQRAEMLSWLFWQMGSAPYLGGGFGHFYAYAPEKYEYPINRFTMEVKRQLDVLDRHLASSRYMVGDHYTIADMAIWPWYGRTVHGQAYDAGEFLDVKSYTNVLRWADELQEREPVQRGRIVNRTGEGFVEERHSPADIDAVLKG, encoded by the coding sequence ATGACCGATTATGTCCCCCCCAAGGTCTGGACCTGGGACCAGCCGTCCGGCGGCACCTGGGCCAACCTCAACCGTCCGATTGCAGGCGCCACGCATGACAAGGTCCTGCCGGTGGGCGATCATCCCTACCAACTCTACTCCATGGGCACGCCCAATGGCCAGAAGGTGACCATCCTCTTCGAAGAGCTCCTGGCCGCCGGCCACGCGGCGGAGTACGACGCCTGGCTGATCAGGATCGGCGACGGCGACCAGTTCGGATCGGGCTTCGTCGAGGCGAACCCCAACTCCAAGATCCCGGCGCTGATGGACCACACCGGCGACACACCGGTGCGGGTGTTCGAATCCGCCGCGATCCTGATGCACCTGGCCGAGAAATTCGACGCCTTCCTCGGGCCAAAGGACCAGCGGGCCGAGATGCTCTCGTGGCTGTTCTGGCAGATGGGCAGCGCGCCCTATCTCGGCGGCGGCTTCGGCCACTTCTATGCCTACGCGCCGGAGAAGTACGAATACCCGATCAACCGCTTCACGATGGAGGTGAAGCGCCAGCTCGACGTGCTGGACCGCCACCTCGCCTCCAGCCGTTACATGGTGGGCGACCACTACACCATCGCCGACATGGCCATCTGGCCGTGGTACGGGCGCACCGTGCACGGTCAGGCCTACGACGCGGGCGAATTCCTCGACGTGAAGAGCTACACCAACGTGCTCCGCTGGGCCGACGAACTGCAGGAGCGTGAGCCGGTGCAGCGTGGCCGCATCGTCAACCGCACCGGCGAAGGCTTCGTGGAGGAACGGCACAGTCCGGCGGACATCGACGCCGTTCTCAAAGGCTGA
- the dnaE gene encoding DNA polymerase III subunit alpha — protein sequence MSDPRFIHLRTHTEYSLLEGALRLKKLPGLCADMGMPAVAVTDTNNLFAALEFSVGASGAGVQPIIGCQIDLRYFEQAPGERIKPPAPVVLLAQTERGYEHLMKLNSCLYLRRDNELAHVTLDELEAHSEDVICLSGGPDGPVGRLLRTNSRAAAQTLMTRLHAIFEDRLYVELQRHPGEDGTPPEAEHLTERGFVEMAYEMGLPLVATNDVYFPKSSMYEAHDAMICIAEGAYVDQQEPRRRLTPQHYLKTPQEMAVLFADLPEALENTVEIAKRCAFMAYRRDPILPRFADDEVTELRRMANEGLQARLAVIPHAVSVEDYQKRLDFELGIIEGMGFPGYFLIVADFIQWAKDQDIPVGPGRGSGAGSLVAYALTITDLDPLRYSLLFERFLNPERVSMPDFDIDFCMDRREEVIRYVQDKYGHDRVGQIITFGALLSKAAVRDMGRVLQMPYGQVDRLSKMIPVEGVKPVSIEQALRDEPRLAEEAKNEEVVDRLLKYGMQVEGLLRSAGTHAAGVVIADRPTDELVPLYRDPRSDMPATQFNMKWVEQAGLVKFDFLGLKTLTVIQNAMDLIFKSGRPLHVAADGTQLYEPPEGAENQINLIPLDDKVTYKLYASAKTVAVFQVESSGMMDALKRMKPTCIEDIVALVALYRPGPMENIPVYCEVKNGLREITSVHPSIDHILAETQGIIVYQEQVMQIAQVMAGYSLGGADLLRRAMGKKIKEAMDAERPKFEQGAAKNGVEKKKATEVFDLLEKFANYGFNKSHAAAYAVVSYQTAWLKANHPVEFMAGVMNCDIHLTDKLAVYFEEVRKGLGLPWVPPCVNRSLATFDVVEGQLVYALGALKNVGLEAMKLVVEGRDGRAFSTVFDFARRVDLKKIGKRPLEMMARAGCFDVLDPNRRRIFDSLDALVAYSAAIHEQKGSAQVSLFGEAGDDLPEPRLSPVSDWLPAERLAEEFKAVGFYLSGHPLDDYMPALKRQDVVTLDEVMAKAERGPLVAKLAGVVAGRQERKSARGNRFAFAQLSDPTGAYEVTLFSETLEKSREHLETGSKVVVTVEATMESDQLKLLGRAVMPVDAAAAQGGPSGMRIFVDTEMALSQIASVLGRAAEQLPKAPRAPIVLRLAAPGLPGEVEMDLSERFPVTPEIKGAVKSLDGVLAVEDF from the coding sequence ATGTCAGATCCGCGATTCATCCACCTCCGCACCCACACCGAATATTCCCTGCTCGAAGGCGCGCTCCGGCTGAAGAAGCTGCCGGGGCTGTGTGCCGACATGGGGATGCCCGCCGTGGCGGTCACCGACACCAACAACCTGTTCGCGGCGCTGGAATTTTCCGTGGGCGCGAGCGGTGCGGGTGTGCAGCCGATCATCGGCTGCCAGATCGACCTGCGCTATTTCGAGCAGGCCCCGGGCGAGCGGATCAAGCCACCGGCGCCGGTGGTTCTGCTGGCCCAGACGGAGCGCGGCTACGAGCACCTGATGAAGCTCAACTCCTGCCTCTATCTGCGCCGCGACAACGAGCTGGCGCATGTCACGCTGGACGAGCTGGAGGCGCATTCGGAGGACGTGATCTGCCTGTCGGGCGGACCGGACGGGCCGGTGGGACGGCTGCTGCGCACCAATTCGCGCGCGGCCGCGCAGACGCTGATGACCCGGTTGCACGCGATCTTCGAGGACCGGCTGTACGTCGAGTTGCAGCGCCATCCGGGCGAGGACGGAACGCCCCCCGAGGCGGAGCACCTGACGGAGCGCGGCTTTGTCGAGATGGCCTACGAGATGGGCCTGCCGCTGGTGGCGACGAACGACGTCTATTTCCCCAAATCCTCCATGTACGAAGCGCATGACGCGATGATCTGTATCGCGGAAGGCGCCTATGTCGATCAGCAGGAGCCGCGCCGCCGCCTGACGCCGCAGCACTACCTGAAGACCCCGCAGGAGATGGCGGTGCTGTTCGCGGATCTGCCGGAGGCGCTGGAGAACACCGTCGAGATCGCGAAACGCTGCGCCTTCATGGCCTACCGCCGCGACCCGATCCTGCCGCGCTTTGCCGACGACGAGGTGACGGAACTGCGCCGCATGGCGAACGAGGGGCTTCAGGCCCGGCTTGCCGTGATCCCGCACGCCGTGTCGGTGGAGGACTACCAGAAGCGGCTGGATTTCGAGCTGGGGATCATCGAGGGGATGGGCTTCCCCGGCTACTTCCTGATCGTTGCGGACTTCATCCAGTGGGCGAAGGACCAGGACATCCCGGTTGGCCCGGGGCGGGGGTCGGGCGCGGGGTCGCTGGTGGCCTATGCGCTGACCATCACCGACCTCGACCCGCTGCGCTATTCGTTGCTGTTCGAACGCTTCCTGAATCCGGAACGCGTGTCGATGCCCGACTTCGACATCGACTTCTGCATGGACCGCCGCGAAGAGGTGATCCGCTACGTGCAGGACAAGTATGGCCACGACCGCGTGGGCCAGATCATCACCTTCGGCGCTCTGTTGTCGAAGGCGGCGGTGCGCGACATGGGCCGCGTGTTGCAGATGCCTTACGGGCAGGTGGACCGGCTGTCGAAGATGATCCCGGTGGAAGGCGTCAAACCGGTCAGCATCGAACAGGCGCTGCGCGACGAGCCGCGGCTTGCCGAAGAAGCGAAGAACGAGGAGGTCGTCGACCGGCTGCTGAAGTACGGCATGCAGGTGGAGGGGCTGCTGCGCTCGGCGGGCACGCACGCGGCGGGCGTGGTCATCGCCGACCGTCCCACGGACGAGCTGGTGCCGCTGTATCGCGACCCGCGCTCTGACATGCCGGCCACGCAGTTCAACATGAAGTGGGTGGAGCAGGCCGGTCTGGTGAAGTTCGATTTCCTCGGCCTGAAGACGCTGACGGTGATCCAGAACGCCATGGACCTGATCTTCAAGTCCGGGCGCCCGCTGCATGTCGCCGCCGACGGCACGCAGCTTTACGAGCCGCCCGAGGGCGCGGAGAACCAGATCAACCTGATCCCGCTGGACGACAAGGTCACCTACAAGCTTTACGCCTCGGCCAAGACGGTGGCGGTGTTCCAGGTGGAAAGCTCGGGCATGATGGATGCGCTCAAGCGCATGAAGCCCACCTGCATCGAGGACATCGTGGCGCTCGTGGCGCTCTACCGTCCCGGCCCGATGGAGAACATCCCGGTTTACTGCGAGGTGAAGAACGGCCTGCGCGAGATCACCTCGGTGCATCCGTCCATCGACCACATCCTGGCGGAGACGCAGGGCATCATCGTCTACCAGGAGCAGGTGATGCAGATCGCACAGGTCATGGCGGGCTACTCGCTTGGCGGCGCCGACCTGCTGCGCCGCGCGATGGGCAAGAAGATCAAGGAGGCGATGGACGCCGAACGGCCGAAGTTCGAACAGGGCGCGGCGAAGAACGGGGTGGAGAAGAAGAAGGCCACCGAGGTCTTCGACCTTCTGGAGAAATTCGCCAACTACGGCTTCAACAAGTCGCACGCGGCGGCCTACGCGGTGGTCAGCTACCAGACCGCATGGCTGAAGGCGAACCACCCGGTGGAGTTCATGGCAGGCGTCATGAACTGCGATATCCACCTCACCGACAAGCTGGCCGTCTATTTCGAGGAGGTCCGCAAGGGGCTGGGGCTGCCTTGGGTGCCGCCCTGCGTGAACCGCTCGCTCGCCACCTTCGACGTGGTGGAGGGCCAGCTTGTCTATGCCCTGGGGGCGCTGAAGAACGTCGGACTGGAGGCGATGAAGCTGGTGGTCGAGGGGCGCGACGGGCGCGCGTTTTCTACCGTGTTCGACTTTGCCCGCCGCGTGGACCTGAAGAAGATCGGCAAGCGGCCGCTGGAGATGATGGCGCGGGCGGGCTGTTTCGACGTGCTCGACCCGAACCGGCGGCGCATCTTCGATTCGCTCGACGCGCTGGTGGCCTATTCGGCGGCGATCCACGAACAGAAGGGATCGGCGCAGGTGTCGCTGTTCGGCGAGGCGGGCGACGACCTGCCGGAGCCGCGCCTGTCGCCCGTGTCGGACTGGCTGCCCGCCGAACGTCTGGCGGAAGAGTTCAAGGCCGTGGGTTTCTACCTGTCCGGTCACCCGCTCGACGACTACATGCCCGCGCTGAAACGGCAGGACGTGGTGACGCTGGACGAGGTCATGGCCAAGGCCGAACGCGGTCCGCTCGTGGCGAAGCTGGCGGGTGTCGTCGCCGGACGGCAGGAGCGGAAGTCGGCGCGCGGCAACCGTTTCGCCTTTGCGCAGTTGTCGGACCCCACCGGCGCCTACGAGGTCACGCTGTTCTCCGAGACCTTGGAGAAATCGCGCGAACATCTGGAGACCGGATCGAAGGTCGTCGTCACCGTCGAAGCGACGATGGAGAGCGACCAGCTCAAGCTGCTGGGGCGCGCGGTGATGCCGGTGGATGCGGCGGCGGCGCAGGGCGGGCCTTCGGGCATGCGGATCTTCGTCGACACGGAGATGGCGCTGTCCCAGATCGCCAGCGTGCTGGGCCGTGCCGCCGAGCAGTTGCCGAAGGCGCCGCGTGCGCCGATCGTCCTGCGGCTGGCGGCGCCGGGCCTGCCGGGCGAAGTGGAGATGGACCTGTCCGAACGCTTTCCCGTCACGCCGGAGATCAAGGGCGCGGTGAAGTCGCTCGACGGCGTTCTGGCGGTCGAAGACTTCTGA
- the hisG gene encoding ATP phosphoribosyltransferase, with protein sequence MTIKLGVPSKGRLMEKTFDWFGARGVMLSRTGSEREYSGAVEGVDGIELVLLSAGEIPRELAAGRVHLGVTGTDLVQEKLVQWDQKVAPLAELGFGHADLIVAVPQAWVDVDTLDDLDGAAAAFRARHGFRMRIATKYHRLVRGYLHMGGVADYQLVDSQGATEGTVKNMTAEAVADITSTGETLRANQLKILGDEPVLRSQATLYRSRLADLSDSQRSALRALCDRLGAEG encoded by the coding sequence ATGACGATCAAGCTGGGCGTGCCCTCCAAGGGGCGGCTGATGGAGAAGACCTTCGACTGGTTCGGTGCGCGCGGCGTGATGCTGTCGCGGACCGGGTCGGAACGGGAGTATTCCGGCGCGGTCGAGGGGGTCGACGGCATCGAACTGGTGCTGCTGTCGGCCGGAGAGATCCCCCGCGAGCTGGCGGCGGGGCGGGTGCACCTTGGCGTGACGGGCACCGACCTCGTGCAGGAGAAGCTGGTGCAATGGGACCAGAAGGTCGCGCCGCTGGCGGAGCTGGGGTTCGGTCATGCGGACCTGATCGTCGCGGTGCCGCAGGCCTGGGTCGACGTCGATACGCTCGACGACCTCGATGGGGCGGCGGCGGCCTTCCGCGCGCGGCACGGCTTCCGGATGCGGATCGCGACAAAGTACCACCGGCTGGTCCGTGGTTACCTGCACATGGGCGGGGTCGCGGATTACCAGCTTGTCGACAGCCAGGGCGCGACCGAGGGCACGGTGAAAAACATGACGGCTGAGGCGGTGGCGGACATCACCTCCACCGGCGAGACGTTGCGCGCCAACCAGCTCAAGATCCTGGGCGATGAGCCGGTGCTGCGGTCGCAGGCGACTCTTTACCGGTCGCGGTTGGCCGACCTGTCCGATAGCCAACGCAGCGCTCTCCGCGCGCTGTGCGATCGTCTGGGCGCCGAGGGATAA
- a CDS encoding SlyX family protein, which yields MTDDMSRLEEQMAHLLRTVDDLSDVVARQDRELRDVSRRVEILLRREAQRDTDTSGSIFLGDEKPPHY from the coding sequence ATGACGGATGACATGAGCCGCCTCGAAGAGCAGATGGCCCACCTTCTCAGGACGGTCGACGACCTGTCCGACGTGGTGGCCCGACAGGACCGTGAATTGCGCGACGTTTCGCGACGGGTGGAGATCCTGCTTCGCCGCGAGGCCCAGCGGGACACGGACACCTCCGGCAGCATTTTCCTCGGAGACGAAAAACCCCCGCATTACTAG
- a CDS encoding ATP phosphoribosyltransferase regulatory subunit → MTLQANRAKAFALRDRFEAAGAVPVDCAVLQPAEVLLDLYGEDVRTRAFVTVDPVRGEVMLRPDFTVPVVQMHMAEGAEPARYTYAGEVFRRQEDHPERAPEYFQVGYEVFDRADPAAADAEVFATFAEALAPYALRPVVGDIGILTAAVWGLNTTEQRRVALMRHIWRPRRFRALLDRYAGRVPVPASRTALLAADDPMAGAGPMIGLRSEEEIRERIEVLRADAAEPPLADEQVALIETLLKVSEDCPHALEHLRDIAVDMPAIGAAVDRFGARCDAMAARGVDVTHLSFEASYGRTSMEYYDGFVFGFLCAQRPDWPAVATGGRYDALTRQLGQGREIPAVGGVIRTGLLVDLERMREAGQ, encoded by the coding sequence GTGACGTTGCAGGCTAACAGGGCGAAGGCATTCGCGTTGCGCGACCGGTTCGAGGCGGCGGGCGCCGTCCCGGTCGACTGCGCCGTGCTGCAACCGGCGGAGGTGCTGCTCGACCTCTACGGCGAGGATGTGCGCACGCGCGCCTTCGTGACCGTCGATCCGGTCCGGGGTGAGGTCATGCTGCGCCCGGACTTCACCGTGCCGGTGGTGCAGATGCACATGGCCGAAGGGGCGGAGCCGGCGCGCTACACCTACGCGGGCGAGGTCTTTCGCCGGCAGGAGGACCATCCGGAGCGCGCACCGGAGTATTTTCAGGTGGGCTACGAGGTCTTCGACCGGGCGGACCCGGCGGCGGCGGATGCCGAAGTCTTTGCCACCTTCGCCGAGGCGCTGGCGCCCTACGCGCTGCGCCCGGTGGTGGGCGACATCGGTATCCTGACTGCGGCGGTCTGGGGGCTGAACACCACGGAACAGCGCCGCGTGGCCCTGATGCGGCACATCTGGCGGCCACGTCGCTTCCGGGCGCTGCTGGACCGTTACGCGGGCCGGGTGCCGGTGCCCGCGTCGCGCACGGCCCTTCTGGCAGCGGACGACCCGATGGCCGGGGCGGGTCCGATGATCGGCCTGCGTTCTGAAGAAGAGATCCGCGAACGGATAGAGGTGCTGCGCGCCGATGCCGCCGAGCCGCCGCTGGCGGACGAGCAGGTGGCCCTGATCGAGACGCTGCTGAAGGTGTCCGAGGACTGCCCGCACGCGCTGGAGCACCTGCGCGACATCGCTGTGGACATGCCCGCCATCGGTGCGGCGGTCGACCGCTTCGGCGCGCGCTGCGACGCCATGGCGGCACGCGGCGTAGACGTGACGCACCTGTCCTTCGAAGCGAGCTATGGCCGCACCTCGATGGAGTATTACGACGGTTTCGTCTTCGGGTTCCTTTGCGCGCAGCGGCCGGACTGGCCGGCGGTGGCGACCGGGGGGCGTTACGACGCGCTCACACGGCAGCTTGGCCAGGGGCGCGAGATTCCGGCGGTGGGCGGTGTGATCCGCACCGGCCTGCTGGTCGACCTGGAGCGGATGCGGGAGGCGGGTCAATGA
- the hisS gene encoding histidine--tRNA ligase: protein MAKVKKAPRPKAQTPKGFRDYFGHEVRERTEMLSKIAGVYHRYGFEALESSAVETVEALGKFLPDVDRPNEGVFAWQDEDDTWMALRYDLTAPLARVYAEHRNDLPLPYRRFAMGPVWRNEKPGPGRYRQFYQCDADTVGAPSVAADAEICAMLADTLEEVGIPRGDYLIRVNNRKVLNGVLQAMGVTEEGQAANVLRTIDKFDKVGESGVRELLGKGRLDASGAYIDGVGLAPEQAEPVLAFLTSKGATNDETLANLRNAVGEAPVGAEGVDELAEIADLLAAQGYGPDRIVIDPSVVRGLGYYTGPVFEAELTFEILDEKGRKRQFGSVAGGGRYDDLVKRFTGQVVPATGVSIGVDRLLAALREKGRIVGSETGPVVVTVMDRDRMADYQAMVAELRQADIDPKDPSKGKIRAEVYLGNPKNFGNQLKYADKRNSPVAIIEGGDEKARGVVQIKDLILGAKIAENASLEEWKERPSQYEVARGDLVAKVREILEGQT, encoded by the coding sequence ATGGCCAAAGTGAAGAAAGCCCCCCGCCCCAAGGCGCAGACGCCGAAGGGGTTCCGCGACTATTTCGGACACGAGGTGCGCGAGCGCACCGAGATGCTGTCGAAGATCGCCGGGGTGTACCATCGGTACGGCTTCGAGGCGCTGGAATCCTCGGCGGTGGAGACGGTCGAGGCGCTTGGCAAGTTCCTGCCCGATGTGGACCGCCCGAACGAGGGGGTCTTTGCCTGGCAGGACGAGGACGACACCTGGATGGCGCTGCGCTACGACCTGACGGCGCCGCTGGCCCGGGTCTATGCCGAGCATCGCAACGACCTGCCGCTGCCTTACCGGCGGTTCGCGATGGGGCCGGTCTGGCGCAACGAGAAGCCGGGGCCGGGGCGCTATCGCCAGTTCTACCAGTGCGACGCGGACACCGTGGGCGCGCCTTCGGTCGCGGCGGACGCGGAGATCTGCGCGATGCTGGCGGATACGCTGGAAGAGGTGGGCATACCGCGCGGCGACTACCTGATCCGGGTGAACAACCGGAAGGTTCTGAACGGTGTGCTTCAGGCGATGGGCGTCACCGAAGAGGGGCAGGCAGCGAACGTCCTGCGGACCATCGACAAGTTCGACAAGGTCGGCGAGTCCGGTGTGCGCGAGCTGCTGGGCAAAGGGCGGCTGGATGCCTCCGGCGCCTATATCGATGGCGTGGGCCTTGCGCCGGAGCAGGCGGAGCCGGTGCTGGCTTTCCTGACCTCCAAGGGTGCGACCAACGACGAGACGCTCGCCAATCTGCGCAACGCGGTGGGCGAGGCCCCGGTCGGTGCGGAAGGCGTGGATGAGTTGGCGGAGATCGCCGACCTGCTGGCCGCCCAAGGCTACGGTCCCGACCGCATCGTCATCGACCCGTCGGTGGTGCGGGGTCTGGGCTACTACACCGGGCCGGTGTTCGAGGCGGAGCTGACCTTTGAAATCCTCGACGAGAAGGGCCGCAAGCGGCAGTTCGGCTCGGTCGCCGGGGGTGGCCGCTATGACGACCTCGTGAAGCGGTTCACCGGGCAGGTGGTTCCGGCGACAGGTGTCTCCATCGGGGTGGACCGGCTCTTGGCCGCGCTGCGCGAGAAGGGTCGCATCGTCGGGTCGGAGACCGGGCCGGTTGTCGTCACCGTGATGGACCGTGACCGCATGGCCGATTACCAGGCGATGGTGGCGGAGCTGCGGCAGGCCGACATTGATCCGAAGGATCCCAGCAAGGGCAAGATCCGGGCGGAGGTCTACCTCGGCAACCCGAAGAACTTCGGCAACCAGCTCAAGTACGCGGACAAGCGCAACTCTCCGGTGGCGATCATCGAAGGCGGTGACGAGAAGGCGCGCGGCGTGGTGCAGATCAAGGACCTGATCCTTGGCGCGAAGATCGCCGAGAATGCCAGCCTTGAGGAGTGGAAGGAACGGCCTTCGCAGTACGAGGTGGCCCGTGGCGACCTGGTGGCCAAGGTGCGCGAGATCCTGGAGGGCCAGACGTGA